A stretch of the Vitis riparia cultivar Riparia Gloire de Montpellier isolate 1030 chromosome 13, EGFV_Vit.rip_1.0, whole genome shotgun sequence genome encodes the following:
- the LOC117928550 gene encoding uncharacterized protein LOC117928550 isoform X2, translating to MLERRNSRSIEVLLQVYFEEPKNIKLYVLPFGSMPLKTYLPDGDIDLTALCPENDEEDFARDVCTLLEGERQMGSEFRVEDISYIRAKVKIVKCMVQDISVDISFNQTGGLSTLCFLEQIDIIIGKDHLFKRSVILIKAWCYYEGRILGSHCGLLSTYALEILVLYVINLFYSSLYCPLAVLYRFLDYYSTFDWEKFGVSVLGPVSISSLLTGAQAAETADKPLLINEEFLWSCVEAFAVSIRASECTKQPFLVKHINIQDPLRDYNNLGRSISLGNSYRFRYAISVGAQRLKEILMLPEGRMNEGLKEFFNNTLDRNGGGQGADEGDLVPFGPGSSKFCSLQGDYYGCLSNLHYGQFYHANLSSFSLHPGSLDVPFQWMYFNQSYVPWGYTNHFASMLPSQNTFQFYSPSFQFEEQESNMNAYVPSLPFCYETASQLSGLAYHFEEKVPQGTGTFIPNMAQIFHNDLNRWERGQDPEHEPRSGMPQTRWAVKRNPVSMASSVLLEPEQEDGKNSEPTLQVLSPKPEDEGGMVSKSKNQAPSLKPEQERQSNRESKAQDLVLKRESESDEGSQEAKAPGLVLKPEPETGKNRDVSTQGLLLKPEVEQRKSLTPESTPQGPSAKTPPANYDHSEVPPEMNQAREAVNSGCLHPLEEFPELPHKLKQDSSLDPKDGKKELVPDQPYSLADPNDFPPLGSKQKGKGKSQRKK from the exons ATGCTGGAGAGGAGGAATAGCCGTTCCATTGAAGTACTACTACAAGTTTATTTTGAGGAACCAAAAAATATAAAGCTCTAT GTGCTCCCATTTGGCTCAATGCCACTAAAGACCTATCTTCCAGATGGAGATATCGATCTCACTGCCCTCTGCCCTGAAAATGATGAAGAGGATTTCGCTAGAGATGTCTGCACTCTCCTTGAAGGTGAAAGGCAAATGGGCTCAGAGTTTCGAGTAGAAGACATTAGCTACATTCGGGCAAAG GTTAAGATTGTGAAATGCATGGTACAGGATATTTCCGTGGACATATCTTTTAACCAAACAGGTGGACTCTCTACGCTATGCTTTCTTGAGCAG ATCGACATTATTATTGGGAAAGACCATCTTTTCAAACGCAGTGTTATCTTGATCAAAGCCTGGTGTTACTATGAAGGTCGAATTCTTGGATCGCATTGTGGCTTGTTGTCAACATATGCATTGGAGATCTTGGTTTTATATGTGATTAACCTCTTTTATTCATCATTATATTGTCCTTTAGCG GTCCTGTACAGATTTTTGGACTACTATAGCACATTTGACTGGGAAAAATTTGGAGTCAGTGTACTTGGTCCTGTTTCTATATCATCCCTTCTCACAGGAGCGC AGGCAGCAGAAACTGCCGATAAACCGTTACTGATTAACGAGGAGTTTCTGTGGAGttgtgttgaagcatttgcagtTTCAATAAGGGCATCTGAATGTACAAAGCAGCCATTTCTAGTGAAACATATCAACATTCAGGATCCCCTGAGGGACTACAACAATTTGGGGCGTAGTATAAGCTTAG GTAACTCCTACCGGTTTAGGTATGCCATTTCAGTTGGGGCTCAGAGGCTTAAGGAGATTCTCATGCTACCAGAAGGAAGAATGAATGAGGGACTGAAGGAATTTTTCAACAATACGTTAGATAGGAATGGGGGGGGACAAGGGGCAGATGAAGGTGATCTTGTCCCATTTGGACCTGGAAGCTCTAAATTCTGTAGCCTTCAGGGAGACTACTACGGTTGCCTCAGTAATTTGCATTATGGGCAGTTCTATCATGCCaatctctcatccttctctctCCATCCCGGTTCACTAGATGTCCCATTTCAGTGGATGTATTTTAACCAAAGTTATGTGCCTTGGGGGTACACAAACCATTTTGCCTCAATGCTCCCATCCCAAAATACTTTCCAGTTTTACAGCCCCTCTTTTCAatttgaagaacaagaaagCAACATGAATGCTTATGTCCCAAGCCTACCCTTCTGCTATGAGACTGCTAGCCAGTTGTCTGGGCTTGCTTATCATTTTGAAGAAAAGGTGCCACAAGGAACAGGCACATTCATCCCTAACATG GCCCAGATTTTTCATAATGATTTAAACAGATGGGAGCGTGGACAGGATCCAGAACATGAACCTCGGAGTGGGATGCCACAAACCAGGTGGGCAGTTAAGAGGAATCCAGTCTCCATGGCTAGCAGTGTGTTGTTGGAACCTGAACAGGAGGACGGAAAAAATTCAGAACCCACATTGCAGGTTCTGTCACCTAAACCTGAAGATGAGGGAGGGATGGTTTCAAAATCAAAGAACCAAGCTCCATCCTTGAAACCTGAACAGGAGAGACAGAGCAATCGGGAATCCAAAGCACAAGATCTGGTTCTGAAACGTGAATCTGAGAGTGATGAGGGTAGTCAAGAAGCCAAAGCACCAGGTCTGGTGCTGAAACCTGAACCTGAGACAGGCAAGAATCGAGATGTGTCAACTCAAGGCCTGTTGCTGAAACCTGAAGTTGAGCAAAGAAAGAGCCTGACTCCAGAATCCACTCCACAAGGTCCATCGGCAAAAACCCCTCCAGCAAACTATGACCACAGTGAGGTACCCCCAGAGATGAACCAGGCCCGAGAAGCTGTAAACAGTGGCTGCCTTCACCCGCTAGAAGAATTCCCAGAACTTCCACACAAGCTGAAGCAGGACAGCAGCCTTGATCCCAAGGACGGCAAGAAAGAACT GGTTCCTGATCAACCATACTCCCTTGCAGACCCCAACGATTTTCCTCCCTTGGGCAGCAAACAGAAGGGAAAAGGTAAGAGTCAGaggaaaaaatga
- the LOC117928550 gene encoding uncharacterized protein LOC117928550 isoform X4, with translation MPLKTYLPDGDIDLTALCPENDEEDFARDVCTLLEGERQMGSEFRVEDISYIRAKVKIVKCMVQDISVDISFNQTGGLSTLCFLEQIDIIIGKDHLFKRSVILIKAWCYYEGRILGSHCGLLSTYALEILVLYVINLFYSSLYCPLAVLYRFLDYYSTFDWEKFGVSVLGPVSISSLLTGAPEAAETADKPLLINEEFLWSCVEAFAVSIRASECTKQPFLVKHINIQDPLRDYNNLGRSISLGNSYRFRYAISVGAQRLKEILMLPEGRMNEGLKEFFNNTLDRNGGGQGADEGDLVPFGPGSSKFCSLQGDYYGCLSNLHYGQFYHANLSSFSLHPGSLDVPFQWMYFNQSYVPWGYTNHFASMLPSQNTFQFYSPSFQFEEQESNMNAYVPSLPFCYETASQLSGLAYHFEEKVPQGTGTFIPNMAQIFHNDLNRWERGQDPEHEPRSGMPQTRWAVKRNPVSMASSVLLEPEQEDGKNSEPTLQVLSPKPEDEGGMVSKSKNQAPSLKPEQERQSNRESKAQDLVLKRESESDEGSQEAKAPGLVLKPEPETGKNRDVSTQGLLLKPEVEQRKSLTPESTPQGPSAKTPPANYDHSEVPPEMNQAREAVNSGCLHPLEEFPELPHKLKQDSSLDPKDGKKELVPDQPYSLADPNDFPPLGSKQKGKGKSQRKK, from the exons ATGCCACTAAAGACCTATCTTCCAGATGGAGATATCGATCTCACTGCCCTCTGCCCTGAAAATGATGAAGAGGATTTCGCTAGAGATGTCTGCACTCTCCTTGAAGGTGAAAGGCAAATGGGCTCAGAGTTTCGAGTAGAAGACATTAGCTACATTCGGGCAAAG GTTAAGATTGTGAAATGCATGGTACAGGATATTTCCGTGGACATATCTTTTAACCAAACAGGTGGACTCTCTACGCTATGCTTTCTTGAGCAG ATCGACATTATTATTGGGAAAGACCATCTTTTCAAACGCAGTGTTATCTTGATCAAAGCCTGGTGTTACTATGAAGGTCGAATTCTTGGATCGCATTGTGGCTTGTTGTCAACATATGCATTGGAGATCTTGGTTTTATATGTGATTAACCTCTTTTATTCATCATTATATTGTCCTTTAGCG GTCCTGTACAGATTTTTGGACTACTATAGCACATTTGACTGGGAAAAATTTGGAGTCAGTGTACTTGGTCCTGTTTCTATATCATCCCTTCTCACAGGAGCGC CAGAGGCAGCAGAAACTGCCGATAAACCGTTACTGATTAACGAGGAGTTTCTGTGGAGttgtgttgaagcatttgcagtTTCAATAAGGGCATCTGAATGTACAAAGCAGCCATTTCTAGTGAAACATATCAACATTCAGGATCCCCTGAGGGACTACAACAATTTGGGGCGTAGTATAAGCTTAG GTAACTCCTACCGGTTTAGGTATGCCATTTCAGTTGGGGCTCAGAGGCTTAAGGAGATTCTCATGCTACCAGAAGGAAGAATGAATGAGGGACTGAAGGAATTTTTCAACAATACGTTAGATAGGAATGGGGGGGGACAAGGGGCAGATGAAGGTGATCTTGTCCCATTTGGACCTGGAAGCTCTAAATTCTGTAGCCTTCAGGGAGACTACTACGGTTGCCTCAGTAATTTGCATTATGGGCAGTTCTATCATGCCaatctctcatccttctctctCCATCCCGGTTCACTAGATGTCCCATTTCAGTGGATGTATTTTAACCAAAGTTATGTGCCTTGGGGGTACACAAACCATTTTGCCTCAATGCTCCCATCCCAAAATACTTTCCAGTTTTACAGCCCCTCTTTTCAatttgaagaacaagaaagCAACATGAATGCTTATGTCCCAAGCCTACCCTTCTGCTATGAGACTGCTAGCCAGTTGTCTGGGCTTGCTTATCATTTTGAAGAAAAGGTGCCACAAGGAACAGGCACATTCATCCCTAACATG GCCCAGATTTTTCATAATGATTTAAACAGATGGGAGCGTGGACAGGATCCAGAACATGAACCTCGGAGTGGGATGCCACAAACCAGGTGGGCAGTTAAGAGGAATCCAGTCTCCATGGCTAGCAGTGTGTTGTTGGAACCTGAACAGGAGGACGGAAAAAATTCAGAACCCACATTGCAGGTTCTGTCACCTAAACCTGAAGATGAGGGAGGGATGGTTTCAAAATCAAAGAACCAAGCTCCATCCTTGAAACCTGAACAGGAGAGACAGAGCAATCGGGAATCCAAAGCACAAGATCTGGTTCTGAAACGTGAATCTGAGAGTGATGAGGGTAGTCAAGAAGCCAAAGCACCAGGTCTGGTGCTGAAACCTGAACCTGAGACAGGCAAGAATCGAGATGTGTCAACTCAAGGCCTGTTGCTGAAACCTGAAGTTGAGCAAAGAAAGAGCCTGACTCCAGAATCCACTCCACAAGGTCCATCGGCAAAAACCCCTCCAGCAAACTATGACCACAGTGAGGTACCCCCAGAGATGAACCAGGCCCGAGAAGCTGTAAACAGTGGCTGCCTTCACCCGCTAGAAGAATTCCCAGAACTTCCACACAAGCTGAAGCAGGACAGCAGCCTTGATCCCAAGGACGGCAAGAAAGAACT GGTTCCTGATCAACCATACTCCCTTGCAGACCCCAACGATTTTCCTCCCTTGGGCAGCAAACAGAAGGGAAAAGGTAAGAGTCAGaggaaaaaatga
- the LOC117928550 gene encoding uncharacterized protein LOC117928550 isoform X3 has product MLERRNSRSIEVLLQVYFEEPKNIKLYVLPFGSMPLKTYLPDGDIDLTALCPENDEEDFARDVCTLLEGERQMGSEFRVEDISYIRAKVKIVKCMVQDISVDISFNQTGGLSTLCFLEQIDIIIGKDHLFKRSVILIKAWCYYEGRILGSHCGLLSTYALEILVLYVINLFYSSLYCPLAVLYRFLDYYSTFDWEKFGVSVLGPVSISSLLTGAPEAAETADKPLLINEEFLWSCVEAFAVSIRASECTKQPFLVKHINIQDPLRDYNNLGRSISLGNSYRFRYAISVGAQRLKEILMLPEGRMNEGLKEFFNNTLDRNGGGQGADEGDLVPFGPGSSKFCSLQGDYYGCLSNLHYGQFYHANLSSFSLHPGSLDVPFQWMYFNQSYVPWGYTNHFASMLPSQNTFQFYSPSFQFEEQESNMNAYVPSLPFCYETASQLSGLAYHFEEKVPQGTGTFIPNMAQIFHNDLNRWERGQDPEHEPRSGMPQTRWAVKRNPVSMASSVLLEPEQEDGKNSEPTLQVLSPKPEDEGGMVSKSKNQAPSLKPEQERQSNRESKAQDLVLKRESESDEGSQEAKAPGLVLKPEPETGKNRDVSTQGLLLKPEVEQRKSLTPESTPQGPSAKTPPANYDHSEVPPEMNQAREAVNSGCLHPLEEFPELPHKLKQDSSLDPKDGKKELPQRFSSLGQQTEGKR; this is encoded by the exons ATGCTGGAGAGGAGGAATAGCCGTTCCATTGAAGTACTACTACAAGTTTATTTTGAGGAACCAAAAAATATAAAGCTCTAT GTGCTCCCATTTGGCTCAATGCCACTAAAGACCTATCTTCCAGATGGAGATATCGATCTCACTGCCCTCTGCCCTGAAAATGATGAAGAGGATTTCGCTAGAGATGTCTGCACTCTCCTTGAAGGTGAAAGGCAAATGGGCTCAGAGTTTCGAGTAGAAGACATTAGCTACATTCGGGCAAAG GTTAAGATTGTGAAATGCATGGTACAGGATATTTCCGTGGACATATCTTTTAACCAAACAGGTGGACTCTCTACGCTATGCTTTCTTGAGCAG ATCGACATTATTATTGGGAAAGACCATCTTTTCAAACGCAGTGTTATCTTGATCAAAGCCTGGTGTTACTATGAAGGTCGAATTCTTGGATCGCATTGTGGCTTGTTGTCAACATATGCATTGGAGATCTTGGTTTTATATGTGATTAACCTCTTTTATTCATCATTATATTGTCCTTTAGCG GTCCTGTACAGATTTTTGGACTACTATAGCACATTTGACTGGGAAAAATTTGGAGTCAGTGTACTTGGTCCTGTTTCTATATCATCCCTTCTCACAGGAGCGC CAGAGGCAGCAGAAACTGCCGATAAACCGTTACTGATTAACGAGGAGTTTCTGTGGAGttgtgttgaagcatttgcagtTTCAATAAGGGCATCTGAATGTACAAAGCAGCCATTTCTAGTGAAACATATCAACATTCAGGATCCCCTGAGGGACTACAACAATTTGGGGCGTAGTATAAGCTTAG GTAACTCCTACCGGTTTAGGTATGCCATTTCAGTTGGGGCTCAGAGGCTTAAGGAGATTCTCATGCTACCAGAAGGAAGAATGAATGAGGGACTGAAGGAATTTTTCAACAATACGTTAGATAGGAATGGGGGGGGACAAGGGGCAGATGAAGGTGATCTTGTCCCATTTGGACCTGGAAGCTCTAAATTCTGTAGCCTTCAGGGAGACTACTACGGTTGCCTCAGTAATTTGCATTATGGGCAGTTCTATCATGCCaatctctcatccttctctctCCATCCCGGTTCACTAGATGTCCCATTTCAGTGGATGTATTTTAACCAAAGTTATGTGCCTTGGGGGTACACAAACCATTTTGCCTCAATGCTCCCATCCCAAAATACTTTCCAGTTTTACAGCCCCTCTTTTCAatttgaagaacaagaaagCAACATGAATGCTTATGTCCCAAGCCTACCCTTCTGCTATGAGACTGCTAGCCAGTTGTCTGGGCTTGCTTATCATTTTGAAGAAAAGGTGCCACAAGGAACAGGCACATTCATCCCTAACATG GCCCAGATTTTTCATAATGATTTAAACAGATGGGAGCGTGGACAGGATCCAGAACATGAACCTCGGAGTGGGATGCCACAAACCAGGTGGGCAGTTAAGAGGAATCCAGTCTCCATGGCTAGCAGTGTGTTGTTGGAACCTGAACAGGAGGACGGAAAAAATTCAGAACCCACATTGCAGGTTCTGTCACCTAAACCTGAAGATGAGGGAGGGATGGTTTCAAAATCAAAGAACCAAGCTCCATCCTTGAAACCTGAACAGGAGAGACAGAGCAATCGGGAATCCAAAGCACAAGATCTGGTTCTGAAACGTGAATCTGAGAGTGATGAGGGTAGTCAAGAAGCCAAAGCACCAGGTCTGGTGCTGAAACCTGAACCTGAGACAGGCAAGAATCGAGATGTGTCAACTCAAGGCCTGTTGCTGAAACCTGAAGTTGAGCAAAGAAAGAGCCTGACTCCAGAATCCACTCCACAAGGTCCATCGGCAAAAACCCCTCCAGCAAACTATGACCACAGTGAGGTACCCCCAGAGATGAACCAGGCCCGAGAAGCTGTAAACAGTGGCTGCCTTCACCCGCTAGAAGAATTCCCAGAACTTCCACACAAGCTGAAGCAGGACAGCAGCCTTGATCCCAAGGACGGCAAGAAAGAACT ACCCCAACGATTTTCCTCCCTTGGGCAGCAAACAGAAGGGAAAAGGTAA
- the LOC117928550 gene encoding uncharacterized protein LOC117928550 isoform X1: protein MLERRNSRSIEVLLQVYFEEPKNIKLYVLPFGSMPLKTYLPDGDIDLTALCPENDEEDFARDVCTLLEGERQMGSEFRVEDISYIRAKVKIVKCMVQDISVDISFNQTGGLSTLCFLEQIDIIIGKDHLFKRSVILIKAWCYYEGRILGSHCGLLSTYALEILVLYVINLFYSSLYCPLAVLYRFLDYYSTFDWEKFGVSVLGPVSISSLLTGAPEAAETADKPLLINEEFLWSCVEAFAVSIRASECTKQPFLVKHINIQDPLRDYNNLGRSISLGNSYRFRYAISVGAQRLKEILMLPEGRMNEGLKEFFNNTLDRNGGGQGADEGDLVPFGPGSSKFCSLQGDYYGCLSNLHYGQFYHANLSSFSLHPGSLDVPFQWMYFNQSYVPWGYTNHFASMLPSQNTFQFYSPSFQFEEQESNMNAYVPSLPFCYETASQLSGLAYHFEEKVPQGTGTFIPNMAQIFHNDLNRWERGQDPEHEPRSGMPQTRWAVKRNPVSMASSVLLEPEQEDGKNSEPTLQVLSPKPEDEGGMVSKSKNQAPSLKPEQERQSNRESKAQDLVLKRESESDEGSQEAKAPGLVLKPEPETGKNRDVSTQGLLLKPEVEQRKSLTPESTPQGPSAKTPPANYDHSEVPPEMNQAREAVNSGCLHPLEEFPELPHKLKQDSSLDPKDGKKELVPDQPYSLADPNDFPPLGSKQKGKGKSQRKK, encoded by the exons ATGCTGGAGAGGAGGAATAGCCGTTCCATTGAAGTACTACTACAAGTTTATTTTGAGGAACCAAAAAATATAAAGCTCTAT GTGCTCCCATTTGGCTCAATGCCACTAAAGACCTATCTTCCAGATGGAGATATCGATCTCACTGCCCTCTGCCCTGAAAATGATGAAGAGGATTTCGCTAGAGATGTCTGCACTCTCCTTGAAGGTGAAAGGCAAATGGGCTCAGAGTTTCGAGTAGAAGACATTAGCTACATTCGGGCAAAG GTTAAGATTGTGAAATGCATGGTACAGGATATTTCCGTGGACATATCTTTTAACCAAACAGGTGGACTCTCTACGCTATGCTTTCTTGAGCAG ATCGACATTATTATTGGGAAAGACCATCTTTTCAAACGCAGTGTTATCTTGATCAAAGCCTGGTGTTACTATGAAGGTCGAATTCTTGGATCGCATTGTGGCTTGTTGTCAACATATGCATTGGAGATCTTGGTTTTATATGTGATTAACCTCTTTTATTCATCATTATATTGTCCTTTAGCG GTCCTGTACAGATTTTTGGACTACTATAGCACATTTGACTGGGAAAAATTTGGAGTCAGTGTACTTGGTCCTGTTTCTATATCATCCCTTCTCACAGGAGCGC CAGAGGCAGCAGAAACTGCCGATAAACCGTTACTGATTAACGAGGAGTTTCTGTGGAGttgtgttgaagcatttgcagtTTCAATAAGGGCATCTGAATGTACAAAGCAGCCATTTCTAGTGAAACATATCAACATTCAGGATCCCCTGAGGGACTACAACAATTTGGGGCGTAGTATAAGCTTAG GTAACTCCTACCGGTTTAGGTATGCCATTTCAGTTGGGGCTCAGAGGCTTAAGGAGATTCTCATGCTACCAGAAGGAAGAATGAATGAGGGACTGAAGGAATTTTTCAACAATACGTTAGATAGGAATGGGGGGGGACAAGGGGCAGATGAAGGTGATCTTGTCCCATTTGGACCTGGAAGCTCTAAATTCTGTAGCCTTCAGGGAGACTACTACGGTTGCCTCAGTAATTTGCATTATGGGCAGTTCTATCATGCCaatctctcatccttctctctCCATCCCGGTTCACTAGATGTCCCATTTCAGTGGATGTATTTTAACCAAAGTTATGTGCCTTGGGGGTACACAAACCATTTTGCCTCAATGCTCCCATCCCAAAATACTTTCCAGTTTTACAGCCCCTCTTTTCAatttgaagaacaagaaagCAACATGAATGCTTATGTCCCAAGCCTACCCTTCTGCTATGAGACTGCTAGCCAGTTGTCTGGGCTTGCTTATCATTTTGAAGAAAAGGTGCCACAAGGAACAGGCACATTCATCCCTAACATG GCCCAGATTTTTCATAATGATTTAAACAGATGGGAGCGTGGACAGGATCCAGAACATGAACCTCGGAGTGGGATGCCACAAACCAGGTGGGCAGTTAAGAGGAATCCAGTCTCCATGGCTAGCAGTGTGTTGTTGGAACCTGAACAGGAGGACGGAAAAAATTCAGAACCCACATTGCAGGTTCTGTCACCTAAACCTGAAGATGAGGGAGGGATGGTTTCAAAATCAAAGAACCAAGCTCCATCCTTGAAACCTGAACAGGAGAGACAGAGCAATCGGGAATCCAAAGCACAAGATCTGGTTCTGAAACGTGAATCTGAGAGTGATGAGGGTAGTCAAGAAGCCAAAGCACCAGGTCTGGTGCTGAAACCTGAACCTGAGACAGGCAAGAATCGAGATGTGTCAACTCAAGGCCTGTTGCTGAAACCTGAAGTTGAGCAAAGAAAGAGCCTGACTCCAGAATCCACTCCACAAGGTCCATCGGCAAAAACCCCTCCAGCAAACTATGACCACAGTGAGGTACCCCCAGAGATGAACCAGGCCCGAGAAGCTGTAAACAGTGGCTGCCTTCACCCGCTAGAAGAATTCCCAGAACTTCCACACAAGCTGAAGCAGGACAGCAGCCTTGATCCCAAGGACGGCAAGAAAGAACT GGTTCCTGATCAACCATACTCCCTTGCAGACCCCAACGATTTTCCTCCCTTGGGCAGCAAACAGAAGGGAAAAGGTAAGAGTCAGaggaaaaaatga
- the LOC117928501 gene encoding LOW QUALITY PROTEIN: alpha-galactosidase 3-like (The sequence of the model RefSeq protein was modified relative to this genomic sequence to represent the inferred CDS: inserted 1 base in 1 codon), producing the protein MSQSHIVSAVFLLLILLPCFHSARLLNDFPSAATHLALPTDELHLPPEKHSGALPCEMGPNNKYPGPHRLPRKYRPLYLNHVLPRAPRRRRDPAKESTTIVEKKNEETTNGEGFCPSAALPLSFCNFCGNCGRIVPLHEPFDKSTSSRSFSPIFDNSKYGILQLNNGXARTPQMGWNSWNFFACNIDETVIKETADALVSTGLADLGYVYVNIDDCWSSLERDSKGQLVPDPKTFPSGIKALADYVHAKGLKLGIYSDAGIFTCQVRPGSIFHERDDAELFASWGVDYLKYDNCYNLGIEPEERYPPMRNALNATGRTIFYSLCEWGVDDPALWAGKVGNSWRTTDDINDSWASMTTIADLNDKWAAYAGPGGWNDPDMLEVGNGGMTLEEYRAHFSIWALMKAPLLVGCDVRNITAETFEIIGNKEVIDINQDSLGIQGRKVHVSGKDGCCQVWAGPLSGHRLVVALWNRCSKAATITVGWEVLGLESSMSVSIRDLWKHEDLSGDSVASFGSVVASHDCGMYIFTPVSASRSAV; encoded by the exons ATGTCTCAATCCCACATCGTCTCCGCAGTCTTCCTCCTCCTCATCCTCCTCCCATGTTTCCACTCAGCTCGACTACTCAACGACTTCCCCTCCGCCGCCACCCACCTCGCGCTTCCCACCGATGAACTCCACCTTCCACCGGAGAAACACTCCGGCGCTCTTCCATGTGAGATGGGGCCGAACAACAAGTACCCGGGACCTCATAGGCTCCCAAGAAAGTACCGGCCGCTGTATCTGAACCATGTTCTCCCAAGGGCACCACGCCGCCGTCGGGACCCAGCAAAGGAATCAACGAC TATTGTCGAGAAGAAGAACGAAGAAACCACAAATGGTGAAGGGTTCTGTCCATCTGCTGCTCTTCCTCTATCTTTCTGCAATTTCTGTGGGAATTGCGGGAGGATTGTGCCTCTCCATGAGCCTTTTGATAAATCCACTTCCTCCAGATCATTCAGCCCCATTTTTGATAATTCTAAGTATGGTATACTGCAGCTCAACAATG TGGCTCGAACTCCTCAGATGGG ATGGAACAGCTGGAATTTCTTTGCCTGCAATATCGATGAGACAGTTATCAAAGAAACCG CTGATGCTCTTGTCTCAACTGGCTTGGCTGATTTAGGATATGTCTATGTCAATATAG ATGATTGCTGGTCTTCCTTGGAGCGAGATTCTAAG GGTCAATTAGTCCCGGATCCAAAGACTTTTCCATCAGGTATTAAAGCTCTTGCTGATTATGTACATGCGAAGGGCCTCAAGCTTGGTATTTATTCTGATGCTGG gatttttacaTGTCAAGTTCGACCTGGATCAATATTTCATGAAAGGGATGACGCAGAGCTGTTTGCCTCATGG GGTGTGGATTATTTGAAGTATGATAACTGTTACAATCTGGGCATCGAACCAGAAGAACG GTATCCACCAATGCGTAATGCTCTAAATGCAACTGGGCGCACAATATTCTATTCGCTTTGTGAATG GGGTGTAGATGACCCTGCCTTATGGGCAGGCAAAGTTGGAAATAGTTGGCGAACAACAGATGATATCAATGATTCCTGGGCAAG CATGACTACAATTGCTGATCTGAATGACAAGTGGGCAGCCTATGCGGGACCTGGTGGATGGAATG ATCCTGATATGTTGGAAGTTGGCAATGGGGGCATGACCCTTGAGGAATACCGTGCACATTTCAGTATCTGGGCTTTAATGAAG GCTCCTCTTTTGGTCGGTTGTGATGTAAGAAACATAACTGCAGAAACTTTCGAGATTATAGGCAATAAGGAGGTCATTGATATAAACCAAG ATTCACTCGGCATTCAAGGAAGGAAAGTTCATGTTTCTGGAAAAGATGGTTGTTGTCAG GTTTGGGCTGGTCCTTTATCCGGGCATCGCTTGGTTGTGGCTCTCTGGAACCGATGTTCAAAGGCTGCAACTATTACAGTTGGGTGGGAAGTTCTCGGACTGGAATCCTCCATGAGTGTCTCCATCAGAGATTTGTGGAAG CATGAGGATCTTTCTGGAGATTCAGTAGCATCATTTGGCTCTGTGGTTGCTTCTCATGACTGTGGGATGTACATTTTCACTCCTGTCTCGGCTTCTCGGTCTGCAGTTTAG